Proteins encoded together in one Amblyomma americanum isolate KBUSLIRL-KWMA chromosome 1, ASM5285725v1, whole genome shotgun sequence window:
- the LOC144093843 gene encoding tubulin beta-4 chain-like — translation MREIVHIQTGQCGNQIGAKFWEVISDEHGIDPSGAYHGDSDLQLERINVYYNEASGGKYVPRAILVDLEPGTMDAVRSGQFGQLFRPDNFVFGQNGAGNNWAKGHYTEGAELVDSVLDVVRKEAESCDCLQGFQLTHSLGGGTGSGMGTLLISKIREEYPDRIMNTYSVVPSPKVSDTVVEPYNATLSVHQLVENTDETYCIDNEALYDICFRTLKLTTPTYGDLNHLVSATMSGVTTCLRFPRQLNADLRKLAVNMVPFPRLHFFMTGFAPLTSRGCQQYRALTVPELTQQMFDAKNMMAACDPRHGRYLTVAAVFRGRMSMREVDDQMLNIQNKQSSHFVEWIPDNVKTAVCDIPPRGLKMSATFIGNSTAIQELFRRISEQFTAMFRRKAFLHWYTGEGMDELEFTEAEFNLNELVSEYQQYQEAPDEDEGEFEETQAEA, via the exons atgcgcgagatagtacacatccagacaggccagtgtggcaacCAGATTGGGGCGAAG ttttgggaggtgatttccgatgagcatggcatcgatccaagcggggcgtaccatggcgattcggacctccagttggagcgcatcaatgtctactacaatgagGCCTCCG gaggtaaatacgtgcctcgggccatcctggttgacttggagccgggaaccatggacgccgtccgctcgggacagtttggacaactcttccggccggataactttgtgttcg GTCAGAATGGCGCTGGCAACAattgggccaagggccactacaccgagggtgctgaactagtggactcggtgctcgacgttgtgcgcaaggaagcggaatcctgtgactgcctgcagggattccagctgacccactccctgggcggtggtactggatctggcatgggcacactgctcatctcgaagatccgtgaagagtaccccgatcgcatcatgaacacctacagtgtagtgccctctccaaag gtttcggacactgtcgtcgagccctacaatgctactttgtcagtgcatcagcttgtggaaaacaccgacgagacctactgcatcgacaacgaagcactctacgacatctgcttccggacgcttaagctcacgactcccacctacggagaccttaaccacttggtttctgcaacgatgtcgggtgtgaccacatgcctgag atttcctcggcagctgaatgctgatcttcgcaagctggccgttaacatggtgcccttccctcgcctccacttcttcatgactggctttgctccactcacgtcccgcggctgccagcagtaccgggctctgactgtgccggagctgacgcaacagatgttcgatgccaaaaacatgatggctgcttgcgacccccgccacggtcgttacctgacagttgctgcagtcttcagaggccgaatgagcatgcgggaagtcgatgaccagatgctcaacatcCAGAACAAGCAGTCGAGTCACTTCGTTGAATGGATCCCGGACAATgtaaagacagctgtctgtgacataccgcctcgaggtctgaagatgtcggctactttcattgggaacagcacagccattcaagagcttttcaggcggatctccgagcagtttacag ctatgttccgccgcaaggcctttctgcactggtacaccggagagggcatggacgagttggagttcaccgaggcagagttcaacttgaacgaactggtgtcagaataccaacagtaccaggaggccCCAGATGAGGACGAGGGGGAATTCGAggagacccaggcagaggcctag